The following are encoded together in the Peromyscus leucopus breed LL Stock chromosome 1, UCI_PerLeu_2.1, whole genome shotgun sequence genome:
- the Atf5 gene encoding cyclic AMP-dependent transcription factor ATF-5, translating into MSLLATLGLELDRALLPASGLGWLVDYGKLPLAPAPLGPYEVLGGALEGGLPGGGEPLAGDGFSDWMTERVDFTALLPLEAPLPPGTLPPPSPAPPDLEAMASLLKKELEQMEDFFLDAPLLPPPSPPPPPAPALPLPLPLPTFDLPQPPALDTLDLLAVYCRSDAGPGDAGLATLPVPQQPPPPLAPLPSPPRPAPYPSPASTRGDRKQKKRDQNKSAALRYRQRKRAEGEALEGECQGLEARNRELRERAESVEREIQYVKDLLIEVYKARSQRTRST; encoded by the exons ATGTCACTCCTGGCgaccctggggctggagctggacaGGGCCCTGCTCCCAGCTAGCGGGCTGGGCTGGCTCGTAGACTATGGGAAACTCCCCCTGGCCCCTGCCCCCCTGGGCCCCTACGAGGTCCTTGGGGGAGCCCTGGAGGGCGGGCTTCCAGGGGGGGGAGAGCCCCTGGCAG GTGACGGCTTCTCTGATTGGATGACAGAGCGGGTTGACTTCACGGCCCTCCTCCCTCTGGAGGCCCCTCTGCCCCCAGggaccctccccccaccctctccagccccccctgaCCTGGAAGCCATGGCATCCCTGCTCAAGAAGGAGCTAGAACAGATGGAAGACTTCTTCCTGGATGCCCCACTCCTCCCACCACCCTCCCCGCCACCGCCACCAGCACccgccctgcccctgcccctgcccctgcccacctTTGACCTCCCTCAGCCCCCTGCTCTGGATACCCTGGACCTGCTGGCTGTCTACTGCCGCAGTGATGCTGGTCCAGGGGATGCAGGCTTGGCAACCCTGCCTGTCCCCCAGCAGCCGCCGCCTCCTCTGGCCCCTCTGCCTTCACCGCCCCGCCCAGCCCCCTACCCTAGTCCTGCCAGCACCCGAGGGGACCGCAAGCAGAAGAAGAGAGATCAGAACAAGTCAGCGGCTCTCAGGTACCGCCAGAGGAAGCGGGCAGAGGGCGAGGCCCTGGAGGGCGAGTGTCAGGGGCTGGAGGCCCGGAACCGGGAGCTCAGGGAGCGGGCCGAGTCAGTGGAGCGGGAGATCCAGTACGTGAAGGACCTGCTAATCGAGGTGTACAAGGCCCGAAGCCAGAGGACCCGCAGCACCTAG